Proteins found in one Lates calcarifer isolate ASB-BC8 linkage group LG8, TLL_Latcal_v3, whole genome shotgun sequence genomic segment:
- the LOC108885535 gene encoding zinc finger protein 135 isoform X2: protein MAAHRHQGRGVYSGSHIVSQLPLEASHRRKQRCESTVDIKITSPKQRTMESVRSAFHAQLATVMDSLLAAAVCEIAKIFESSLCEQQAELVQKTEEVSILRGKLEKVERRQKARSGGSEEGEMSSGDREGSLRQQTLTGSGLSVGKDVSSHEDPVERLSQSLSGLKEEVTGQDGASVKHERAGSRPTVGSVAVQAAEGSLAAGDQRQIDTLSATQAKAKLSHWDQGSRSTDHRPLQDQASTPFLSISQSGRCSPRPDPSLAQPGEWLPGLDAARGGVSGLETLQADGTSCSGPASSSTGTDAPCFRPGFGSDETSNEDDDSSFPFLDQEPENQNSNQNSVQGQGLGQRGARQDQPQAPSGESPWRPRDDRGGRGPINHTRRVTTFGNRDPLRPQSNSQSLTLRHTNTLSHPPAPGGGNGRPYTCPYCAKCFTYPSHQRRHLLRHTGVRLHPCQFCDKSFLTPSELTVHTRTHTGERPFGCAQCGKRFARSGNLRAHQRDVHMGKRPFACTECGKRFAHRGNLRVHNHRVHQGDPYYMEDQQEPDIGPNPI from the exons ATGGCAGCTCATAGACACCAGGGCAGAGGAGTATACAGTGGTAGTCACATCGTTTCCCAGCTGCCTCTTGAGGCCAgccacagaagaaaacagcGGTGTGAATCAACCGTAGacataaaaataacatctcCGAAACAAAGGACAATGGAGTCTGTGAGGAGTGCTTTCCACGCTCAGCTGGCCACCGTCATGGACTCGCTGCTGGCAGCCGCTGTGTGCGAGATCGCCAAGATCTTTGAGAGCAGCCTGTGTGAACAGCAGGCGGAGCTGGtgcagaaaacagaggaggtcTCCATCCTCCGGGGCAAGCTGGAGAAAGTGGAGAGGAGGCAGAAGGCGAGGAGCGGAGGGAGCGAGGAAGGGGAGATGTcatctggagacagagagggcagCTTGAGGCAGCAGACCCTGACGGGATCAG GACTGAGTGTGGGAAAAGATGTGTCTTCTCATGAAGACCCAGTGGAAAGACTCAGTCAGAGCCTCAGTGGGCTGAAAGAGGAGGTCACAGGCCAAGATGGAGCTTCAGTAAAACATGAG CGCGCGGGATCACGGCCTACCGTAGGGTCTGTCGCAGTTCAAGCTGCAGAGGGAAGCCTTGCTGCTGGGGACCAGAGGCAGATAGATACCCTGTCTGCCACACAAGCCAAGGCCAAAT tgtctcaTTGGGATCAAGGAAGCCGCAGTACAGACCACAGACCCCTCCAGGATCAAGCCTCCACCCCTTTTCTGTCCATCTCCCAGAGTGGACGTTGCTCCCCTAGGCCCGACCCAAGCTTAGCTCAACCAGGGGAGTGGTTACCAGGGTTGGATGCCGCTCGAGGTGGGGTGTCTGGTCTGGAGACTCTGCAGGCAGATGGCACCAGCTGCTCTGGTCCTGCTAGCAGCAGCACCGGCACAGATGCACCCTGTTTCCGACCTGGTTTTGGCTCTGACGAGACCAGCAATGAAGATGACGATAGTTCCTTCCCATTCCTAGACCAGGAGCCTGAGAACCAGAACTCAAATCAGAACTCAGTGCAGGGCCAGGGCCTCGGGCAGAGGGGGGCTCGGCAGGATCAACCCCAAGCACCTTCGGGCGAATCACCATGGAGACCCAGAGACGACAGGGGTGGGAGAGGCCCCATAAATCATACACGGCGGGTCACAACATTTGGCAACAGAGACCCTCTGCGACCACAGTCCAATTCACAGTCGCTCACGCTGCGGCACACAAACACCCTCAGCCACCCTCCAGCTCCTGGCGGAGGGAACGGACGGCCTTACACCTGCCCATACTGTGCCAAGTGTTTTACCTACCCCTCTCATCAGCGCAGACACCTTTTACGCCACACAGGAGTCAGACTGCACCCCTGTCAGTTTTGTGACAAGAGCTTCCTCACTCCCTCTGAGCTTACTGtacacactcgcacacatacAGGGGAGCGGCCTTTTGGCTGTGCTCAGTGTGGGAAGCGTTTTGCCCGCAGCGGGAACTTGAGAGCCCACCAACGGGATGTTCACATGGGAAAGAGGCCCTTTGCTTGCACAGAGTGTGGGAAGAGATTTGCCCACAGGGGGAACCTGAGGGTGCACAATCACAGAGTCCACCAAGGAGATCCCTACTACATGGAAGATCAGCAGGAGCCTGACATAGGCCCTAATCCCAtttga